A single Oryctolagus cuniculus chromosome 18, mOryCun1.1, whole genome shotgun sequence DNA region contains:
- the CEACAM16 gene encoding carcinoembryonic antigen-related cell adhesion molecule 16: MAPTGCGWLLLSAALLNAKAEISITPEPAQPAEGDNVTLAVQGLAGEVLAYSWYAGPTLSLTYLVASYIVSTGDETPGPAHTGREAVRPDGSLDIHSVLPGHSGTYILQTLNRQLQTEVGYGHLQVYEILAQPTVQANNTELVERRDTLRLACSSPSPAEVRWFFNGEALPIALRLSLSPDGRVLSRRGVRREEAGTYQCEVWNPVSISRSEPIKLTVYFGPERVAILQDSTARTGCTIKVDFNSSLTLWCVSRSCPEPEYVWALNGRALKNGQDHLNISGMSAAQEGTYTCIAKNPKTLLSGSASVVVKLTAAAVTMMIVPVPAKPSEGQDVTLTVQGYPRDLLVYAWYRGPASEPNRLLSQLPSGNWIAGPAHTGREVGFANCSLLVQKLNVTDAGRYTLKTVTLQGKTDTLEVELQVARECGRAGLPRRTEGGCLVSSV, translated from the exons ATGGCGCCGACTGGGTGCGGTTGGCTGCTGCTCAGTG CTGCGCTCCTGAACGCGAAGGCTGAGATCTCCATTACCCCCGAGCCTGCGCAGCCGGCCGAGGGCGACAACGTCACGCTGGCCGTGCAGGGGCTGGCGGGCGAGGTGCTGGCCTACAGCTGGTACGCGGGGCCCACGCTCAGCCTCACCTACCTGGTGGCCAGCTACATCGTGAGCACCGGTGACGAGACTCCCGGCCCTGCCCACACGGGGCGGGAAGCCGTGCGCCCCGACGGCAGCCTGGACATCCACAGCGTCCTGCCCGGCCACTCGGGCACCTACATCCTGCAGACCCTCAACCGGCAGCTCCAGACAGAGGTGGGCTACGGACACTTGCAGGTCTATG agatcctggcccagcccacggTGCAGGCCAACAACACAGAGCTGGTGGAGCGGAGAGACACCCTGCGCCTGGcgtgcagcagccccagcccggccGAGGTGCGCTGGTTCTTCAACGGCGAGGCCCTGCCCATCGCCCTGCGGCTCAGCCTGTCCCCCGACGGCCGGGTGCTGAGCCGGCGCGGCGTGCGCAGGGAGGAGGCGGGAACCTACCAGTGTGAGGTGTGGAACCCGGTCAGCATCAGCCGGAGCGAGCCCATCAAGCTGACCGTGTACT TCGGCCCGGAGCGCGTGGCCATCCTGCAGGACTCCACTGCCCGCACGGGCTGCACCATCAAGGTGGACTTCAACTCGTCTCTCACCTTGTGGTGTGTGTCCCGCTCCTGCCCCGAGCCCGAGTACGTGTGGGCCCTCAACGGGCGGGCCCTAAAGAACGGCCAGGACCACCTGAACATCAGCGGCATGTCGGCAGCCCAGGAGGGCACCTACACCTGCATCGCCAAGAACCCCAAGACCCTGCTGTCCGGCTCGGCCTCCGTGGTGGTCAAGCTCACCG CGGCAGCTGTCACCATGATGATTGTGCCTGTGCCCGCCAAGCCGTCGGAGGGCCAGGACGTGACGCTCACCGTGCAGGGCTACCCCAGGGACCTGCTGGTCTATGCCTGGTACCGCGGGCCTGCCTCCGAGCCCAACCGGCTGCTGAGCCAGCTGCCATCCGGGAACTGGATCGCGGGCCCCGCACACACGGGCCGCGAGGTGGGCTTCGCCAACTGCTCGCTGCTGGTGCAGAAGCTGAATGTCACGGACGCCGGCCGCTACACGCTCAAGACGGTGACGCTGCAGGGCAAGACCGACACCCTGGaggtggagctgcaggtggcccGTGAGTGCGGGCGGGCGGGCCTCCCCCGGCGGACTGAAGGAGGCTGCCTTGTCTCCTCCGTCTGA